TTGTGATATAGTTATTTGATTGCTTTTAGATTGTCATATGATTATCAATTTGTTAGTAATTTTGCATAGTCATTTGATTGCAATATAATTGTAGCTTCTTCTATCATGGTAggattattttctattttttttcgaTTAGTTAGTAGTTTCAAATAGTCATATAATTGTCATTTGATTACTATGGTAATTGGTATTTAATTGAGTTTTTAAAGATTAAAGAtatttaactaaaaattgagACCAATGACAGTTATGCAAATAAGTTCAATTCTTTATAATTTTGAGAGCAATTATGATGCACATAAATAACTTTTTGCCCCCTCCCTAATTTCTCTGATTTTGTGAGTTATTTTTAATTTCCAGATGGaatacaattgtttagattcGCACAAGAATGTTCATATACTTGTTTGCACTTTCCTCTAGTACCTCTAGTCATAATTAGTCTTGAAGCTTCATAACAAAATTCGTCCATTAGGTCATCAATTTCGTAGAAATAATCATCTCCACATGGTTGCATAACTCTGGGATTGCTGCTAGCTCATTTGCATGCATCTTCAAGCTCTGGCTCACCAATTTCGTATAGAAGAAAATTCGCCCATTAGGTCACGAAAGCTGAAGATCGAAATCAAATTGAGAAAAAGTAAATCGAATGGGCTTTTTCTATTCGGCGTTCATAGAACAAAGGGTAATTATAAGGAGGGTTTGAAGTTGGATTAATGCGATTAACAGATACAGATTAGTCAAAAGTCTCATGTTTGCAATATAGAAAAATGGAGTACTGACaccaactattttttttttaaatttattttgttacatggTGCCATTTCcctattttaattattaattagtaCGTTGGCATTATGTTTAGTTTCACCAATTCTCGAATAagttataattatttatttatttcctgAGTTTTCTacaaattaatttgttttattttctttcttctctttttagttgagaaaaaaaaaagcttaaagAAACGATATTATTGCATAGTAAATGCTTGCTAGTTGGCAAGTTGAAtacataaataattaaaaaatttagaaattaagaTCGAAcgaaattgttttaaataaaaaattagttaaaattgttttaaaacatagtaaaattttaatttctataagTGATAAATCGTAATAGATGTTTATATCAACCTATTGCAATCTACCACTCATAGAAAATAAAGTTAActtagtttattatatttaaacatattCCTAAAATAACTACCGTCGTCgtttttttactttaaaattttcatttttatctctatactttaattttgacttattattttgattttgatgattacaaaatgtttattttaattcaCACATTTTCAAACTTTGTTTCATTTTGgttaattagtctatttaaaaTACTTACAACTTtgttctaaaataaaataaaaatgaatgcACAAAAGTGATCCTTTTTAAAAGTATAGAAACAagttgaatattttaaaaaaatgagaaCACTAAATGAAGAAAAATTCCCAGGTTGAAGTTGGTAGAGGGATATTATAATGCATCACATGTTTGGATCTCTTGTAATAAGAGAGTTGATGTGTCTAACTATTATAAcctacattattattattattttaaatcatttttactatttatttataGTATTTATTAATTACTACTTATTATCTATTTTTCTCTGTGTAAAATGTTTAACATTTTTCACTTGTATTAAACTGGCACATGCACATAAAACCTAAATCACTAAAGGCTGCACGAATTATAATTAGATAACCATTAGTAAATATAATAACCAACTTAATGTTTCGAATACCATTTAAAAGTataattaaaactaattttttttagaataaaaaattgaaaaaaaatcttgaatttgATGAACAATTAAATTACATCTTCACATCTTCAATTGAAAcactcaaatttacaatttaaatgTTCAAATCAAATTCTCAAACTTATAATAGTCGTAAAAATTGTCTAAAAGATCGATGTAATTACAATTACTactctatttattttattattattattagtagtaaaagaaataataataagaaaaatgaatgtcACAAAAGTGGGTGATATTTGAATCTTGGTGTGCAAGTAAGATATGGAGGCACGTGGCATGACGTAAAGAACGCACAAACTACAAATTCAATACCCACTCGTTTTTTTCTCCTAAAAAAACGGTTCTTTCGCTTTTAGCGTTTCTGAACAAACCGCTTTTCCTTCTCTACTTCTTCATCGTCGCCATTACTTCACTTCACTATCTACACGCCAACTGAAGTTATTCTtcctaattttaatttgtaCAAAACAAAAATGGCTCAAAGCACCATCAGGAAAGCCATCGGTGCTATGAAGGACCAAACGACCATCAGCATCGCCAAAGTCGCCGGAAATATGGCCCGGGAGCTCGATGTCTTGGTTGTCAAAGCAACCAGTCACGATGAGGATCCCGCCGACGACAGGTATATTAGAGAGATTGTGAATTTATGCTCCAATTATTCGAATGGATATGTGAATGCGTGTGTTGTTACGATCTCTAAACGATTGAGTAAAACTCGCGATTGGATTGTAGCGCTCAAGGCGCTAATTGTGGTACATAGGGTTTTGATCGATGGACATCCCTCTTTCGGGGAGGAGATTGTTTATGCTACACGAAAAGGTACGCGAGTCTTGGATTTATCTGGTTTTAGAGATGAAGCTCATTCTAATTCTTGGGATCATTCTAGTTTTTTGAGGTTTTACGCTTTGTATCTTGATGAATTGATTGAGACTCTGGTTCTTGAGAAGAAAGTGAAAGGGGGTGATGAATCTTATTACAGGGGCAAGAGGCAGAGTTCGTGGAGGTCTATTAGACCAGAGAGAGTAGTGGAGGAGTTAAACCAACTGATTCGAATGCTTGATCGAGTTTTAGCTTGTAGGCCGAATGGAATGGCGAAGAGTAGTAGATTAGTGATTACTGCGCTTAATTTGGTAATTAAAGAGAGCTTTAGGTTGTACATTGAGATTTGTGATGCATTGGGGGTTTTGTTGGATCAGTTTAAAGAAATGGAATATGCTGATTGTCTTAGAGTTTTTGATGTTTGTGCTAATGCTGTAAAGAATATTGATGAACTTGTGGAATTTTATTGTTGGTGTAAGGATGTGGGGATTGCTCGGTCTTCTGAATATCCAGGTGTTCGTATGATAACCAATAACCTTTTGATCACACTTGGGGGCTTTCTAAAGGAGATGACAAGGAGGCCCAAGGACTACAATGAAATGAGAACGAAGGAGATGAAGCCAGTATCGGTTAAGGAGTCTAGATACGACATGAATGAGATAAAGGCGCTTCCTCCGCCAGAGAATTGTGCTCCTGTTTCGCAATCGGTTTTGCAATCGCTAAAGGAAGATTTGGTGAACTTGAGAGAGGATGAAGTATCAGCTGATGAGCAAGGGGAGAAATTGGCCATGGCTTTTTTCTCTGGACCCCCAACTACAAATCCTAATGGTTCATGGGAAACTTTCTCATTGAACCATGAGCCCGAAGTGAGTTCAGTGTGGCAGACGCGGGCTGCGGAGTTTGGCAAACCGGATTGGGAATTGGCATTGGTTGAAACTGCTAGTCATCTATCAAAGCAGAGGCCTGATATGGGTGGTTGTTTCGATCCAATGTTATTAAATGGAATGTATGACCAAGAGGCAGTTAGGCGACACGTGAATGTCGAGCAACTCGGGGGAAGTTCGAGCAGTGTGGCAGTGGCATTGCAAGGCCAAGGCAGTGCTGGTTCACAAGTTCTGGCACTTCCAGCACCGGATGGAACAGTTGAACTGGTTGGGCAGCGGGACCCTTTCGCTGCATCGCTTATGGTTCCACCTCCTTCGTATGTACAGATAGCTGAAATGGAGAAGAAGCAGCAGTTGCTAGCGCAGGAGCAGCTTCTATGGAAGCAGTATGGCAGAGATGGAATGCAGGGCCAAGTGGGTTTGGAAAAAGTTGGTAATGGCTCAGCTTATTACTAGGCTCCCTTTTGAATTGGTTTTCACTTTGAGAAGGAGAATGCCCTAATCATAATTGCCCTCTTGGGAATAAGCTTCATATTTACTACAAGCAGCAATAACGACAGAATAAATTGGCCAATTGtgtatattttaatattttcagtATGCtgtccttttgttttttttttttttttttctttaatctttGTATTTGCTTGTTGCATCAATGGATTAAGATTAAGAGGCAAGATCCTTGATaacatttttgtttaattttgtttcttttcggggtttttctttttaaataatttttagcACCTGTTTACAAGAATATTTTGCTAATTGTTATCGAtgttttttgactttttataatctcaagagtatttttgaaactttttaataGTTTATGGGTATTTGTGGAACAAAAATTTAATGATTTCTATACAAAATCAATAAGTGTgtattttttaatcattttttaaagtttatgggtattttttaaaatttagggaTATCTTTTACGATAACATCAAAGTCGAaggatatctttttttttttttttaatttggcctattaaaaatattactaaCGAAATCATTTTAGAGAtgaacaatttttaaaatttttttttaaaacgatTCAAAAATGAAACTTTAGATAttatcattttaaaatatatgaatTAAAAGTTATTAACAGAgttaaaaatatgaattaaaaattattaactAGAGTTAGTTCTTTACACCTTAAGGGGAGATAGAATagttaaaaaataattgattatATATCCACTTCTTAGCACATAAAGATTAATTCTCTAATTTCTTTATGTTGTTGCAATTCGCCAAGGAATGATATATTGAGAAGCCTTAACGCCTAAACAAATCACGTGTTAGCTCGCCTTGTATTTCGCTTGAATATTTAGTATCTCACCTTGTTAATCAAAACATCTAAATTGATCACTTATTGTCTCGGCTTAAGTATTGATCAGAATGCTTTAGGACCAGCTCGTAGGGATTTGTCACGTACTAATTAGTTCTCCTAATGATTAGCAAAATAGAAACTAGTTAGGAAAGAAGGTTGTGTCGCGAATctcgctctctttaagacgtttcgcaGCTCCGAATCTTTGTGCAAACAGATTTCTAATGTCTCATCATCCTTAGAATAAAACAGCCATGTTCCTCAATTAGTTTTGCATGAAATTAATCGGAATCTCAACACTCAAATTAACACTATGCTATGCTTGGAAATCTCACATAAATAAAGTTTTATGAAGAGTTTTTCTTGTTTCTCATATCTCAAAATGAAGAATGAAAGAAGATTATATAAAGTAAGGAGACAAAGAGAGATGTTGGAAATTAATTtggaaaattaatttttgaaacgTTTGTGATTAAGGATAAAGATCATGTCATTTATTAGATCTCATCTTGCCTGACCATCTCGCCTAGGATGTCAACATGTATGATGAGATATTCTAGTATCTCACATAGCTAATATTATCGTGTAATCATGATCAATATCACAAAATTCACATAATTTGATTACTCTATCGCGTAGGCGACTCTTAAAACTATCAATCGCATAGTTTAGTCCTTATCACATATCATCGCATATCGTGTAGTGTTATCGTGTAAAGAATTTTTCATTCAACAATCCCCcacttgaaaatattttacaatCAGTTCTccaattgaaaatttttaaaaacattttcatcAAACAGTGTCTATCTTTATAATATTGTGCTTAAATAAATGTGTCTAATAACTTGAACCTTTACGTAGTTACAATAGTTTAGAGTATTGTAAAGTAACTTGtagttttgaactttacttCTAACAAAATTGCACACACAACATTATTCTAGTGAAGTTCTAAAATTCCCCGTGCTTTAAGACCTTGCACGTATATCCTAATTTAGTAAATGCTTTAGGAACTTTTCTAGAATTCCATGAGAAGTGATCCTCACTTCCACGTTAAAAAAGGTGTGAATCTATCAATAGTACTCCTGTAGTTAGGTACCCTACTTGAAATCAAGTATAGAATTCATTATGAACAAAGATCAGCCTTCTCATACGCTTTAGGATGTCATGCAAATCACTCAATCATAAGAATGAAACTTCTAATTATTTTAGCATGATTCCCATCATATTACGTGTGATCAGTTATTACCCGTTGAACTTGTTTGTTGGGATCTCCAGTTTTTTAAGTTGGGTTTACCTCACAAGTAATTCAGTTTTCTATAGGCTTGAGTCCCATTCTTTCTGAGGTTTTAAAAACCTTCTCTCTTGCTAGTCATTTCATCAAAGGATAAGCCAACTTGTCATCAGACCGTACATAATCCACTATCACTGAACCAATAGTGAGAAATTCTCTAATGATATTGTGCTTACGACCTATCTGTCGTCTCTTACCGTTGTAATAGCAATTCTGAATTGTTGTGATAGTTGCAGTACTATCACAATGGATTAGTATGACTGATACTGGTTTTTCCTATGTGGGAATCTCTGATAGAGAGCTTCGAAACCAGCTTGCTTCTTTACTAGTAGTAGCTAGTGCAATCATTTATGACTCCATCGTTGACTGTGCTAAGATATGGTCCATTTCTTGGATTTTCAAGTAACACCTCCTCTTATATTAAAAACATAGCCACTTGTATCCTTTGAGTCATCTGATAGGGAGTTCCAATCAGCATTGTTGTAACCTTTAAGTACAATGGGAAACTTTTGATAATGTAATCCTAGATTCTGGGTTTTCTTAAGATATCTCATTATTCTTTCTACAGCATTCCAATGTTCTAAACTAGGTATGCTAGTAAACCTACTGCATATGCTATGTTTGGCCTAGTGCAGTTAGCTGCATATCTCAAATTTCGTATGATGCTCGCATACTCGAATTAGTTAACACTGTCACTAGTGTTTTTGAACAATTTAACACTTAAGTCATAGGGTGTAGAAGCTGGTTTGCTGTCAAAGTAGTTGTACTTCTTTAGAATCTTTTCTATGTAATGAGATTGATCTAAGAAAATGCCTTTTTCAGTTCTAGTAATTTTGATGCCTAGGATTATATTAGCTTCTCCTAAGTCTTTCATGTCAAAGTTTTCACTCAGCATTGATTTTACATCGTTTATGACATGCaagtttgatccaaagattaacatgttaTCTACGTATAAGCATATAATAGTACATAACCTATCGCCTGTCTTATAGTAGATACATTTTTCACTTTCATTTACTTTGAATCCTTTGGACATGATTAAGTTGTGAAACTTTTCGAAGCTTGTTTTAGACCATAGATGGATTTATCTAATTTACAAACTTAAGATTCTTGACCATGAACTATGAAACCTTTAGGTTGTTCCATATAGATCTCTTTTTCTAAATCACTGTTTAGGAAGATAATCTTAACATCCATCTGATGTATTAAGAGATTATTCAGGGTAGCTATTGAAATCAACACTCTAATTGAGGTGATTCTAGTAGTTGAGGAGAAAGTGTCAAAGAAATCTATGTTCTATCCCTCTGCCTAAAGCCTTTTGCTACTAATCTAGTCTTGTACTTATCTACTGATCCATCAGGTTTGAGTTTCTTCCTCAAAACCCATTCACAACCTATAGCTTTGTAGCTAGGGGGTAGGTCAACTAGGTGTCAAGTTTTATTAGATTCAAGAGAGTTTATTTCATCATCGGTAGTTTCTTTACATAAGTTGGCATCTACTGAGGATAAGACTTCTGTTAGATCTTTTGGATCTTCTACGTTATACATTTCGAAGTCTTCTCCAAAGTATTTTATGGTTCTAGCTCTCTTACTTCTTCTAGGTTCAGGATCTAATTCCTTATCTTGGGTTTGAATCCTAACCGAAGACAAACTACTTGAACTTGAGCCCCAACTAGTTGGATTAGGAATCTCCTATGGCTACAATAAATGATGATGTTGATTTTACTAGTCTCTTAGCAGAAATGGATTGCAATAAGCCATCTGTTTTTATTAGTGTTTAGTgttggtgatatataattaaatttgcctttaACCACCTGCTTAAGCTTTTGGGAGAATTGATGGTTTAATATGGTATTAGAGcgctaatatatatttttttaatacaacttATTGAAATTTAGTTGACGTTGCCACCATTATCCTTGTTTGATGTTTGCCTCCGTCAATGATTAGCCATAGACGGAGGTAAACCCAAGTGTAAATCTGCCATTTCCGCTATTTGTTTTCACTGAAAAAAAAGCTGTGGTTGTTTTATTAAATTCTAGCCGCTCCGTTCGATCTCTCCTCCGTTGATCATTCATCGACGAAGGCAGAGCCATCCCcattagttttctttttattgtatAGTCATTGTCTAACTTGCATCCCATACCACACTTTGCCCCATTCTCCTCTCTCTGTCATATTTTCCGTTGTCTTGAACCACTGCTCTTATTATGGCTACCGCCACACGGCTGAGCAAGCTCGTTATCACTACTGTAGCTACCGCACCCGGTGGCTCTGAGCAAGCTCGTTATCACTACTGTAGCTACCGCACCCGGTGGCTCTGAGCAAGCTCGTTATCACTACTGTAGCTACCGCACTCGGTGGCTCAATCCTACTTCAACCTTCTGTCTCCTTCAATGACCGTGGCATCAGTGGTTATGCGCTTGAATCCTACAGAAACAAGATCAATGATCCAACTGTAGTCATTCCACTGCGATCAGTCTAGGAGTATGTTTGATCAGAGCCAGTCCCATTAATTCACTTGACATTCTCATTGTCGACGGAGGTGCTACTAGCTGTGGAGTCGCTCTTGATGTCTTCATAAGAGGTCTTCACGTTGATCTCGTCGAGCACGAGGATTTCTCGTCAGTCTCCGTTAGTCTCTGTTCGTCTTCAGTTGGCTACGTCAGTCTCCGTTCCATCAGGCTCCATCAGTCTCTGTTCGTCTTCATCAGTTGGCTCCCCCTCATCTGTTTGTCGGCTATTAAAGCCAGTCTTTGTTCATTGGTCTCTAATCCGAAGCCCTTTCAGATTTGGACCGTTCGTTCATGCCCGAGGTTTTTGTTGAAGTTCTTTTTTCAGAATCCGTTCGTATGTTTTACTTCGATTCAATTTGAGCACACATCCTGTTCTTTACCGTTCATGAAGCACGCCGCTGCAAAGCCCTCCTTAAGGCTAGACCCTACATTTTTCATTCTTTACTGACAATAGTTCTTGGATTTTGTTATAGATCTCTTTATGAAATCTTTGTTCCTACCCATAAGTTCTTGTTTGGTTCTTTGTAGGTTTTGTTAAAGATCTCTAAGATCTTTGTTTCTATGTTTCTATCCCAGAAGTTCTTGGTTTTGTTCTTCGTAGGTATGTCTTTAGCCTAGAAGTTCTGTGTTTTTGTTCTTCGTGGGTTTCTAATTCTATCATAGATCTATTGATTTGATTAAGACGTTTTTTTAGCAAACTCAAGTTTGTGATTCTAACacaccttgagtttgagggagggtgttaaaagaaaaactagATTAGTATTTACCATTATTATTTTCCTCTTTGGTATTTTCCttttatgaatttttctttAGTGGTTTCTTTGAGATCTATATATTTTCCTATGTAAAAACATCGTCATGTACTCCGAATTAtgatttattcaataaaattttgggtgaattgatggtttaatatggtatcagagcaggtgGTCCAGAGAGGTTATGTGTTCAAACCCCTGCATTGTCGTTTCCTccccaattaaaattgatttccacttgctggacctttcaaatatttcaagctcACAAGTGAGGGGGgagtgttagtgatatataattaaatttttcttCAACAACCAACTTAAGCTTTTAGTTGAATTGGTGGTCtaatatttagaaaattaaCATTAGTTCAATTTTTAGTATCCAATTACTCAACAGGAACCAACAACATTTGTGAATGACGACGAGGATGACATTTTTTCCCATTGACTGTCTCTATGCCGGCTAATGACTCCATGAACCTTTGGGATTTAAATGGGTCCCAACAATATTCTACCCAACAGAGGGGTCTTAAAATTAATGAAGTTGACAATGTTGGTGATATGTATAATGGAAGTGAGCCTCTTGGAAATGTTATAACTATAACCCCACATCCTGTACTCTCATTGTAACAAAGATTCCACATGTGTTGACGGTTTCTCAACAAAATTCGATATTGCTTAATGACTTCGGTCATTGTATTAGAAATGTGCCTCGACGAGTATAGACAGTTAGAACAACAAAGGGAGGTTTTTTATTATGGTTCCTCTGAGGCTAGATCGTCCACAATTTTTACAATTAGATCGGGTGACATAGTCATGCAACCACCGTCATCACTAGACGCTCAACTTGAGGTGgggaaaattttcttttctaagaATGATGTTAAGGTGAGATTGTTATGATGGCCATCAAGGAGAATTTTGAGTTGAAAGTCAAATAAAAGTCTATATAGTGTGAAATAAATCCATGATAGTTGCAAGTGGGCACTTCATGTAGCTAGAATGTTGTTCTGTGATAAATTCAAGATCAATAAATACATAGTTAAGCACGCTTGCTgtatttgttggaatttatgttctaaaactcgtagtttgtaatcatattctattcaataaagtcgttattgagaaattgaatactataattttaaatccaataaactaagatcccaaggctattttgagtaaacttgaactttatatagagacataaatatggattaagttcgagtaaattgcctaaatagtctatagtagagatactatggatgcga
The sequence above is drawn from the Cucumis melo cultivar AY chromosome 2, USDA_Cmelo_AY_1.0, whole genome shotgun sequence genome and encodes:
- the LOC103487428 gene encoding putative clathrin assembly protein At2g25430; this encodes MAQSTIRKAIGAMKDQTTISIAKVAGNMARELDVLVVKATSHDEDPADDRYIREIVNLCSNYSNGYVNACVVTISKRLSKTRDWIVALKALIVVHRVLIDGHPSFGEEIVYATRKGTRVLDLSGFRDEAHSNSWDHSSFLRFYALYLDELIETLVLEKKVKGGDESYYRGKRQSSWRSIRPERVVEELNQLIRMLDRVLACRPNGMAKSSRLVITALNLVIKESFRLYIEICDALGVLLDQFKEMEYADCLRVFDVCANAVKNIDELVEFYCWCKDVGIARSSEYPGVRMITNNLLITLGGFLKEMTRRPKDYNEMRTKEMKPVSVKESRYDMNEIKALPPPENCAPVSQSVLQSLKEDLVNLREDEVSADEQGEKLAMAFFSGPPTTNPNGSWETFSLNHEPEVSSVWQTRAAEFGKPDWELALVETASHLSKQRPDMGGCFDPMLLNGMYDQEAVRRHVNVEQLGGSSSSVAVALQGQGSAGSQVLALPAPDGTVELVGQRDPFAASLMVPPPSYVQIAEMEKKQQLLAQEQLLWKQYGRDGMQGQVGLEKVGNGSAYY